The following coding sequences are from one Mastomys coucha isolate ucsf_1 unplaced genomic scaffold, UCSF_Mcou_1 pScaffold9, whole genome shotgun sequence window:
- the Znf503 gene encoding zinc finger protein 503: MSTAPSLSALRSSKHSGGGGGGGSGSADPAWTSALSGNCSGHGSGSSPAGSTKPFVHAVPPSDPLRQANRLPIKVLKMLTARTGHILHPEYLQPLPSTPVSPIELDAKKSPLALLAQTCSQIGKPDPSPSSKLSSVASNGSGAGGAGSGAGGDKDAKSGPLKLSDIGVEDKSSFKPYSKPGSDKKEPGGGGGGGGGGGGGGGVAAEKSGFRVPSATCQPFTPRTGSPSSSASACSPGGMLPSAGGGPEGKDDKKDPEAGSGGSSKGSGSASADGVPAGLAHGRISCGGGINVDVNQHSEGGPGGKALGSDCGGSSSSSSGSGPSAPTSSSVLGSGLVAPVSPYKPGQTVFPLPPAGMTYPGSLAGAYAGYPPQFLPHGVALDPTKPGSLVGAQLAAAAAGSLGCSKPAGSSPLAGASPPSVMTASLCRDPYCLSYHCASHLAGAAAASASCAHDPAAAAAALKSGYPLVYPTHPLHGVHSSLTAAAAAGATPPSLAGHPLYPYGFMLPNDPLPHICNWVSANGPCDKRFATSEELLSHLRTHTAFPGTDKLLSGYPSSSSLASAAAAAMACHMHIPTSGAPGSPGTLALRSPHHALGLSSRYHPYSKSPLPTPGAPVPVPAATGPYYSPYALYGQRLTTASALGYQ, translated from the exons ATGAGCACAGCGCCCTCGCTTTCTGCCCTAAGAAGCAGTAAGcacagcggcggcggcggcggcggaggcagTGGCAGTGCAGACCCTGCCTGGACCAGCGCGCTTTCTGGAAATTGCTCCGGCCACGGCTCAGGCTCCTCCCCGGCCGGCAGCACCAAGCCTTTTGTGCACGCTGTGCCCCCCTCTGACCCCCTGCGCCAGGCTAACCGCCTGCCCATCAAGGTGCTGAAGATGCTGACGGCACGGACTGGCCACATTTTGCACCCAGAGTATCTGCAGCCCCTGCCTTCCACGCCCGTCAGCCCCATCGAG CTGGACGCCAAGAAGAGCCCACTGGCGCTGCTGGCTCAAACATGTTCGCAGATAGGGAAGCCGGACCCTTCGCCCTCTTCCAAACTCTCCTCGGTCGCCTCCAATGGGAGCGGCGCGGGTGGTGCAGGCAGCGGAGCTGGGGGCGACAAGGACGCCAAGTCGGGCCCCCTGAAGCTGAGCGACATCGGTGTGGAGGACAAGTCGAGTTTCAAGCCTTACTCCAAACCCGGCTCAGATAAGAAGGAGCCGGGAggcggcggcggaggcggcggcggcgggggtgGCGGCGGGGGTGTTGCTGCAGAGAAGTCAGGATTCCGGGTACCGAGCGCCACCTGCCAGCCATTTACGCCCAGGACAGGCAGTCCGAGCTCCAGCGCCTCGGCCTGTTCGCCGGGAGGCATGCTGCCCTCCGCCGGGGGCGGCCCGGAGGGCAAGGACGACAAGAAAGATCCGGAAGCTGGCAGCGGTGGCAGCAGCAAGGGCTCCGGGAGCGCCTCGGCGGACGGAGTACCTGCAGGGCTGGCGCATGGCCGGATTAGCTGCGGCGGCGGAATTAACGTGGACGTGAACCAGCACTCGGAAGGGGGTCCAGGAGGCAAGGCTCTAGGCTCGGACTGTGGCGGCTCTTCCAGCTCCAGCTCGGGTTCGGGCCCCAGCGCGCCCACCTCGTCATCAGTGTTGGGCTCCGGTCTGGTGGCCCCGGTATCTCCCTACAAACCGGGCCAGACAGTGTTCCCTCTGCCTCCCGCGGGCATGACCTACCCAGGCAGCCTGGCCGGGGCCTACGCTGGCTACCCGCCCCAGTTCCTGCCACACGGTGTGGCGCTCGACCCCACCAAGCCTGGCAGCCTGGTAGGGGCTCAGCTGGCAGCGGCCGCAGCCGGCTCCCTTGGCTGCAGTAAGCCAGCAGGTTCGAGTCCTCTGGCCGGGGCGTCGCCGCCGTCAGTGATGACAGCCAGTTTGTGCCGGGACCCGTACTGCCTCAGCTACCACTGCGCCAGCCATTTGGCAGGGGCTGCAGCCGCCAGCGCCTCGTGCGCTCACGATCCGGCCGCTGCGGCGGCAGCGCTCAAATCGGGATACCCACTGGTGTACCCCACGCACCCGCTGCACGGCGTGCACTCCTCGCTGACGGCTGCCGCCGCTGCGGGCGCCACACCACCCTCCCTAGCCGGCCACCCCCTCTACCCCTATGGTTTCATGCTCCCTAACGACCCGCTCCCCCACATCTGCAACTGGGTGTCAGCTAATGGGCCGTGCGACAAGCGCTTCGCCACGTCCGAAGAGCTGCTGAGCCACTTGCGGACCCATACGGCCTTCCCAGGGACAGACAAACTGCTGTCGGGCTACCCCAGTTCTTCGTCTCTCGCCAGCGCCGCCGCAGCAGCCATGGCTTGTCACATGCACATCCCCACGTCGGGCGCACCGGGCAGCCCAGGGACCCTGGCGCTGCGCAGCCCCCACCACGCACTGGGACTCAGCAGCCGCTACCACCCGTATTCCAAGAGCCCGCTCCCCACACCCGGTGCCCCAGTGCCGGTGCCTGCCGCCACCGGACCGTACTATTCCCCCTATGCCCTCTACGGACAGAGACTGACCACTGCCTCTGCACTAGGCTATCAGTGA